The following are encoded in a window of Thalassotalea insulae genomic DNA:
- a CDS encoding ABC transporter substrate-binding protein → MTKFTPYQPLYLLCTLLLFTLFGCDLSNEVSLSENSVIYCSEGSPEVFNPQLVTSGVTIDATSKQLYNQLITFSASDNTIAPSLAKSWHVTRDNKRITFYLRKDVHFHQTNYFTPTRPLNADDVLFSFNRILDSNNPFHQISGGKYPFFQSVDFSELIDSIEKINDYTVRFNLKRADSSFLANLATDFAIILSKEYAEQLMKLNLPDLIDNLPIGTGPFKLKEYRTGSFIRFSPHSQYWNGAPQINQLLFDITPSNTGRLTKLLAGECDVIAYPIAQEKIRNNPQLSLDQVTAFNIGYLGFNTTKFPFDNKLVRKAVAHAINKQAILDTVYFGDAEGVAASTIIPPSSWAYDDKIPVIEYSVSKAKILLEQAGLSDGFTIDLWAMPVQRAYNPDAVTMAKLIQADLKKIGITVNIISFNWQEFLRRLALGQHQSVLLGWSADHPDPDNFFTPLLSCRSAETGNNRTFWCNQAFDHLLQQALATTDVTERKAFYHQALQIIHKELPLFPIAHSKRFQARSNNIHGKLLNSFGGIDFSGVSKN, encoded by the coding sequence AAGTGTTCAATCCTCAGCTGGTAACATCCGGAGTTACTATCGATGCGACATCAAAGCAATTATATAATCAACTAATAACCTTTAGTGCATCAGACAACACTATTGCTCCGTCACTTGCTAAGTCTTGGCATGTCACTCGTGACAATAAGCGCATCACTTTTTACTTACGAAAAGATGTACATTTTCACCAGACCAATTATTTTACCCCGACCCGGCCCCTCAATGCCGACGATGTGCTGTTTAGTTTTAATCGTATTTTAGATAGTAATAACCCGTTTCATCAAATCTCAGGTGGTAAATATCCTTTTTTTCAAAGTGTTGACTTTAGTGAGTTAATCGATTCAATCGAAAAAATTAATGATTATACCGTACGCTTTAACCTTAAGCGGGCTGACAGCTCATTTTTAGCAAACTTAGCTACCGACTTCGCCATTATTTTATCCAAAGAATATGCCGAACAATTAATGAAATTAAACCTGCCTGACTTAATAGATAATCTGCCGATAGGAACCGGCCCATTTAAGTTAAAAGAATATCGTACCGGCTCATTTATCCGCTTTAGTCCGCATAGCCAGTACTGGAATGGTGCCCCCCAGATAAACCAGTTATTGTTTGATATAACACCTAGTAATACCGGTCGGCTAACAAAATTACTTGCCGGAGAATGTGATGTAATTGCCTACCCTATTGCGCAGGAAAAAATCAGAAACAATCCTCAGTTGTCGCTTGATCAGGTTACCGCATTTAATATTGGTTATTTAGGCTTTAATACTACTAAGTTTCCATTTGACAATAAACTGGTCAGAAAAGCCGTTGCCCATGCGATTAATAAACAAGCAATTTTAGATACCGTTTATTTTGGTGATGCCGAAGGTGTTGCTGCCAGCACTATAATTCCGCCATCCTCATGGGCTTATGACGACAAAATCCCGGTAATAGAGTACTCAGTATCAAAAGCGAAAATATTGTTAGAGCAAGCGGGATTAAGCGATGGCTTTACTATCGATTTATGGGCGATGCCGGTACAACGCGCCTACAACCCAGATGCTGTGACTATGGCCAAACTGATCCAGGCTGACTTAAAAAAAATCGGTATAACCGTCAATATTATCAGCTTTAACTGGCAGGAGTTTTTACGCCGACTGGCATTGGGTCAGCATCAATCCGTATTACTCGGTTGGAGTGCCGATCATCCGGATCCCGATAACTTTTTTACCCCACTGTTGAGTTGCCGTTCTGCAGAAACCGGTAACAACAGAACTTTTTGGTGTAATCAGGCATTTGATCACTTGCTCCAACAAGCCTTGGCAACGACTGATGTTACAGAGCGTAAAGCCTTTTATCATCAAGCACTGCAAATTATTCATAAAGAACTACCGCTATTTCCGATTGCCCACTCTAAACGTTTTCAGGCGCGCTCCAATAATATTCACGGCAAACTACTTAATTCATTTGGTGGTATTGATTTTAGCGGGGTAAGCAAAAATTAA